The proteins below are encoded in one region of Vespula pensylvanica isolate Volc-1 chromosome 4, ASM1446617v1, whole genome shotgun sequence:
- the LOC122628863 gene encoding uncharacterized protein LOC122628863 isoform X2: MPEITFLSASNSPILHALARASKEDNPSGSSITLNLKQCVKHKLQYSQLPIKCQRTSPYYRPVRNPFKLVGLSAINHSNVSIATIKSCPDSNHSNSACSSPILRAIGSSRFRKSLSMTDLSLATIDPDIADFRSDSNSSLGHREDLGERSKDTVGNNNGVLGIGHRTWTKNFLSANIEEGGNCLSQNPGKAASILCHVLVLNAWRRRRADVGQLQETIDELARQIEHLRLQIIVLRRLLETENGRVNKLSWETQRTKTQFEELSQERDVLKKEKDKLEEEVKSLEDISEERLVATENLRNELLNAQNQLQDLDGQIARDREKLLKLREDKRILLDKISASEALAIERGSRADRAESAIEDLQIRLAAHVALVDSAQEQNQRYAKQLKDTEDERMKLEKQLRLSVETGKALSLRSNVLENQLADKEAALHRIESIYNGQLMELNELKERLIRQSQEGGWSSRVLQIAGSVVRAPRAILRTLSFLSSTTVPS, encoded by the exons atgCCAGAAATAACGTTCCTCTCAGCGAGTAATTCGCCTATTCTTCACGCTCTGGCGAGAGCCAGTAAGGAGGATAATCCTTCTGGTTCCTCGATAACATTAAATCTTAAACAATGTGTAAAGCATAAGCTTCAGTATTCACAATTGCCTATAAAATGTCAACGAACGAGCCCGTATTATCGACCTGTCCGTAATCCATTTAAATTAGTCGGATTAAGTGCAATAAATCATAGTAACGTGTCCATTGCGACAATTAAAAGTTGCCCAGATAGTAATCACTCAAATTCGGCCTGTTCTTCACCAATTTTACGTGCTATCGGTTCGTCACGCTTTAGAAAGAGCTTATCCATGACCGATCTTTCACTTGCGACTATAGATCCAGATATAGCTGATTTCAG atcaGATAGTAATTCATCGTTAGGACATCGAGAGGATTTAGGAGAACGTAGCAAGGACACCGTAGGAAATAATAACGGTGTCCTAGGAATCGGACATCGAACATGGACAAAGAATTTCTTGTCTGCTAACATCGAAGAGGGTGGTAACTGTCTTTCGCAGAATCCGGGAAAAGCCGCGAGTATTCTTTGTCACGTATTGGTACTGAATGCTTGGAGACGCAGACGAGCAGACGTCGGCCAGCTTCAGGAAACGATCGACGAATTAGCACGGCAAATCGAGCATCTACGCTTGCAAATCATTGTTCTCCGTCGTTTACTTGAGACGGAGAATGGCCGTGTCAATAAATTGAGTTGGGAGACTCAACGTACGAAAACTCAGTTCGAGGAGCTTTCTCAGGAACGTGACGTTCTCaagaag gaaaaagataaattggaAGAAGAAGTCAAATCTCTAGAGGATATTTCCGAGGAACGATTGGTGGCAACGGAAAATCTTAGAAACGAATTGCTCAACGCCCAAAATCAACTTCAAGATTTGGACGGACAGATCGCAAGAGATCGTgagaaattgttaaaattacGAGAAGACAAAAGGATTCTTTTGGATAAG ATATCCGCAAGCGAAGCTTTAGCTATAGAACGTGGTAGCAGAGCAGATAGGGCTGAATCTGCCATCGAGGATTTGCAAATTCGATTGGCTGCACACGTCGCACTTGTCGATTCTGCACAGGAACAGAATCAACGATATGCCAA aCAGTTGAAGGACACGGAAgatgaacgaatgaaattgGAGAAACAGTTGCGATTGAGTGTAGAAACGGGAAAAGCTTTAAGCTTGCGTTCAAACGTTCTTGAAAATCAACTAGCCGATAAGGAAGCTGCCTTGCATCGTATCGAATCAATATACAATGGTCAACt aatgGAACTGAACGAATTGAAGGAACGTTTGATCAGACAATCTCAAGAAGGAGGATGGAGCAGTCGAGTTTTACAAATTGCTGGAAGCGTTGTTCGTGCGCCACGAGCTATTTTACGtactctatcttttttatccaGCACTACTGTACCATCTTAG
- the LOC122628863 gene encoding uncharacterized protein LOC122628863 isoform X1: MKKEAMPEITFLSASNSPILHALARASKEDNPSGSSITLNLKQCVKHKLQYSQLPIKCQRTSPYYRPVRNPFKLVGLSAINHSNVSIATIKSCPDSNHSNSACSSPILRAIGSSRFRKSLSMTDLSLATIDPDIADFRSDSNSSLGHREDLGERSKDTVGNNNGVLGIGHRTWTKNFLSANIEEGGNCLSQNPGKAASILCHVLVLNAWRRRRADVGQLQETIDELARQIEHLRLQIIVLRRLLETENGRVNKLSWETQRTKTQFEELSQERDVLKKEKDKLEEEVKSLEDISEERLVATENLRNELLNAQNQLQDLDGQIARDREKLLKLREDKRILLDKISASEALAIERGSRADRAESAIEDLQIRLAAHVALVDSAQEQNQRYAKQLKDTEDERMKLEKQLRLSVETGKALSLRSNVLENQLADKEAALHRIESIYNGQLMELNELKERLIRQSQEGGWSSRVLQIAGSVVRAPRAILRTLSFLSSTTVPS; this comes from the exons ATG aaaaaagaagcaatgCCAGAAATAACGTTCCTCTCAGCGAGTAATTCGCCTATTCTTCACGCTCTGGCGAGAGCCAGTAAGGAGGATAATCCTTCTGGTTCCTCGATAACATTAAATCTTAAACAATGTGTAAAGCATAAGCTTCAGTATTCACAATTGCCTATAAAATGTCAACGAACGAGCCCGTATTATCGACCTGTCCGTAATCCATTTAAATTAGTCGGATTAAGTGCAATAAATCATAGTAACGTGTCCATTGCGACAATTAAAAGTTGCCCAGATAGTAATCACTCAAATTCGGCCTGTTCTTCACCAATTTTACGTGCTATCGGTTCGTCACGCTTTAGAAAGAGCTTATCCATGACCGATCTTTCACTTGCGACTATAGATCCAGATATAGCTGATTTCAG atcaGATAGTAATTCATCGTTAGGACATCGAGAGGATTTAGGAGAACGTAGCAAGGACACCGTAGGAAATAATAACGGTGTCCTAGGAATCGGACATCGAACATGGACAAAGAATTTCTTGTCTGCTAACATCGAAGAGGGTGGTAACTGTCTTTCGCAGAATCCGGGAAAAGCCGCGAGTATTCTTTGTCACGTATTGGTACTGAATGCTTGGAGACGCAGACGAGCAGACGTCGGCCAGCTTCAGGAAACGATCGACGAATTAGCACGGCAAATCGAGCATCTACGCTTGCAAATCATTGTTCTCCGTCGTTTACTTGAGACGGAGAATGGCCGTGTCAATAAATTGAGTTGGGAGACTCAACGTACGAAAACTCAGTTCGAGGAGCTTTCTCAGGAACGTGACGTTCTCaagaag gaaaaagataaattggaAGAAGAAGTCAAATCTCTAGAGGATATTTCCGAGGAACGATTGGTGGCAACGGAAAATCTTAGAAACGAATTGCTCAACGCCCAAAATCAACTTCAAGATTTGGACGGACAGATCGCAAGAGATCGTgagaaattgttaaaattacGAGAAGACAAAAGGATTCTTTTGGATAAG ATATCCGCAAGCGAAGCTTTAGCTATAGAACGTGGTAGCAGAGCAGATAGGGCTGAATCTGCCATCGAGGATTTGCAAATTCGATTGGCTGCACACGTCGCACTTGTCGATTCTGCACAGGAACAGAATCAACGATATGCCAA aCAGTTGAAGGACACGGAAgatgaacgaatgaaattgGAGAAACAGTTGCGATTGAGTGTAGAAACGGGAAAAGCTTTAAGCTTGCGTTCAAACGTTCTTGAAAATCAACTAGCCGATAAGGAAGCTGCCTTGCATCGTATCGAATCAATATACAATGGTCAACt aatgGAACTGAACGAATTGAAGGAACGTTTGATCAGACAATCTCAAGAAGGAGGATGGAGCAGTCGAGTTTTACAAATTGCTGGAAGCGTTGTTCGTGCGCCACGAGCTATTTTACGtactctatcttttttatccaGCACTACTGTACCATCTTAG